TTGCCGACCGAATCAGAGGTAGAGGAGTGGATTGCACAGGCCAAATCTCTTCCCAAAGTAGTGACGCATTGAGCGATCGAAGAGAACCGGAGGGCGCTTTGGCAACCTCAAAAAGACACCATCCACGACAGCCTCGGCAGGAAAAATGCCGGTTCAGGAATTATTGCCAGAAACCCTTGCAGTCATAATGAGTTAAAAACGCATGAAGCCGGGTGCTCCCCGGCTTCATGCATTTCAGATCGAAAAAACTCCCCTCAGTGCGGCAGGCGGTTGAACTCGTTGAACAAAATGGCGCGGGCGAAGAGCGTTTTTGCACGACACTTTTCCCGTCTTGCTGAGTGTGGCGGCAAAAAGAACTGCCTCACTCACGCCACAATCGCGATGCCTTCGCCCAGGTCGATGGCTCCGGGCAGGTTGATTTTTGTGGATTCTTTCCGGTACAGGCAGGTGTTCATGCAACAGACACTTCCGCTTCCCTGACACTGCCCGGCAAAAATTTTCATGATTTTTCCGGCCTGTATTTCAAGCATGAAGCCAGAAAGAGAGAATTCTGTCGTTATGGTAAACGGAATGTTTTTTTTGAGTCGCCTGCTGAATTCGACCTCGATGGAGGGCCGGTGGATGGAGGTTATGGCGTGCTCCATCAACGGAAGCACAACCAGTTCGTCAGGCGAATAGCGCTGCGGGTCGGCGTATTTCGCCAGGTCTTCATATTTTTCCCACGCACGCAGCAGAATATCTCGCACCTCGATGCCGAGCAAATCATCCACATGACCGATGACGGCCCTGATCAGCGCCCTGCTTTTGCGGGAATGGCGATCACCGTCATTCGTGTCGTGATCGAGTTCCCTGACCTCTTCTTCGGAATGCAGCCCGCTAACGGCCTCTTCGCCAATCGTTTCATCCCTGAAAAAATCCCTGAGCGTAAAGGATTTCGAATCCATAAACCATTTATTTAATTGGCATTCCGGTCTTTGAAACGGATTTTCTGAACACCCGGATCGTGCCGTAAACTCAGTCTGAAACCGTTGCCGCCCAACAAACCGGAGGGCGCCGTGAACTGCTGCGAACCGGCGTCGGAGTGAACCGCGACCTTGACTACTGGTTTGGACTTGTACGCCATCGCCGCTCCCCCACCTCCGGCAGCAAGAATCGTGGCGAGAATCATGGCCTTGACCGGAGCCGGAGTCTCCATGTAAAGATCGACCTTCGCGCCTCCCGGATGCCTGCGCTCCGGCTCCGGAATCTGCCTCGCGACAACGAGTCGAGACTGAACGAAACCGGGCGCGTACTCTCCGATGAAATCCCTGCTCACTCTGCCAATACCGAAACCGCTGTCATTCAGCTCAATTGTCGCACGGCTCAACGATTTACCGATGACATCCGGAACGGCAACCAGACTGCCCGCCGGAGCGCTCCTGCCTTCTTCACTGATATTGGATTCTGGCTCGATATTCTGTTTGGAAACAGGAACTCTTTCCGGTTGGGGCGGAATAGAATTAGTTGAATGACGGTGAGGTTTGCCCGGCCTGTTAGGAACTGGAGGATTGACGGCGACTTCCGGCTCGTTGCGAGGCGTGGAATCATGGCCCGGATGGTGAACAAGCGTCGTGCAACATCCGGCAAGGAGCAGAATCATGACAAGTGCTGCAATCACTCTTTTCATATCCATGACTCTTTGCGTTTGGGGTCAACGTATGAAGCCGACTGGAGATAAACGGAGAATGGGACACCCTTCGCTTCTCTGAATCAGTTTAGGTATTTCCAATCTGACAAACAATCTGAATACCTGTATTTTCTCTATTGACTTCATGGTTTCGGCGGCTCTGTCCGATACATTTACAGAGTGCCGGTCAGGCCCGACAAAAACAGTTTAGAGATTCGCCTTTCGTGAAGTGATTTTAAAATCTAAACATACACGATCATGGACTTATCAAATCTCCTTCAACTTGGAGCTTCCACCATTCTGCATAACAGCGATCAGGCGACCAATGGCCTTGACAGCAATGAGCTTGTTTCGGCGCTGTCAGGCCTGTTGGGCGGTGGCGGCGGCAACATGAATCTCGGCGCTATCCTCTCCAAAATGCAGCAAAGCGGACTCGGCGACATCGCGGCCTCCTGGCTCGGCAATGGCGCGAACGCGCCGATCTCGCCCGGGGCGGTGACGGATTTGATCGGCAGTGATAAAATCGCCGATTTCGCCTCCCGCTTCGGCCTTTCCGAGGAAAGCGCCAAAAACGCAATCGCCAGCGCCTTGCCGGAAATGGTGGACAAGGCCAGCCCGAACGGCTCGCTGCTCGAAGGTCTCATCGGCAATATCAGCGGGCTGGGCGGACTGTCGGACATGGTAAACAAGTTCTTCTGAACCATCACCACAGCACAAACGCATGAAGCCGGAGAACATCCGGCTTCACTGGTTTTATGACGAAACCACGCCTCAGAGCGGCAGATTCTTGCACTCGTTGAAAAAGTCGCGCAGGCGATGAGTGCCGTACTTCGGCGAAACGAAATCCATCTTGCTGAGCGTGGTGGCGAAGAGCGCAACGTCGGCAACGTCGCGGTTGAAGATGCCGACGACGCCGACGATGCCATCAGCCAGCCAGAAAGGCAGCGGAAGCTGAACCGGCTGCGTTCCGGCGATTTCGATAGCCAAATCGACCATTTCGCGGTAAGTGAAGACCTCCGGGCCGCCGACCTCGACTTCGCGCTCGCTGCTGTCCACCGCGTCGGCGCACACCTTCGCGAGGTCAGCGCCGTGAATCGGGTTCTGGCGGTTGTAGCCATCGCCAATCCAGAGCATGAATCCGCGGCGGGCGCGGGCGACGAACTGGCCGATCTCGGAGAAGAAGCCGTTCGGGCGGATGATCGTGCTCTCGATCTTCGTGGCCTGCAACTCGCGGACGAACTTTTCGTGCGCCTGCACGTTCGGGATATTCATCATGCGGTGGGCGTCAAACACCGAAACATAGACGAACTTCTTCACGCCAGCCTTGAGCGCCTCGGCAAGGATGTTCATGTTGCCCTGATAGTCCACGTCGAAGTTGTCGTGCTCGAAGTCGGGCTTGATCATGCCGAGCGACGAAAAGACCACGTCGATGCCGTCGCACAGCCCTGCGATAGTTTCAGGTTTCGTGGCATCGCCGAAGACAACTTCGTCAACGAGCGTATCGATCTGTGGCGCAAAAAACGGCCCCGGCTTTTTGAACTTCTCGGGATTGCGCACCAGCGCGCTCACCCAGTACCCGCGATTCTTGAACTCCTGCACCGCATAACGGCCCAGGTAACCGGTCGCCCCGGCCACAAGCACTCTCTTCATTGATTACTCGGATAGGTTGATGGATAAAGCTTTTGCGACGGGCAATATACGCAATTCAGACGAGGGGCGGAGCAGGAGGACTCCCGATCTCACAGCCGGAATCGGGAGACGCAGTATGCCTTCGCTATCGATAAACCTCTCTTCGGTGGCCGACGGTGACAACAAGAATGATGAGTTCTGAGTCTTGTATTTCGTAAATCACCCGGTACGAGCCTATGCGGATGCGCCATGCCTGCCGTCCCGACAGTTTCTTGCTGCCGGTAGGACGCGGTTTTTCAGCAAGCGAACGGATGGAATCGATAATTCGATTACGATCAGACTCTTGAATTTTTTCGAGTTGCTTCCGGGCCGAGCGCAAGATTTCGATCCTGTAGCTCATGATTCAGAACCTTCGTCAATCTCCCGCACAGCCTGTTCAAAAGGCATGATTTCCTGAGAACCGGTCTTCGCCTCGTCATAAGCGTGAATGTCATCGAGTTCTTCGAGATAGTCGAGAATCTGCTCCCACTCTGCCAAAGGAAGCAGCACTGCCGTCCGTTGCTGGCGCTCATCGACCACATACTGCGGATGAACCTTAATCATTGTATTAGCTCCAAAACTGTGGTTTTCGCTGAATTCTTCTCCAACCGATTATCTGACAAGTGCTTGAATTCAGAAATCTTTCAGCACTGCATTCATATTCTGCTTTAACGTGCCTTCCAACCGTTTGCAGCCACGAGGAGAATAGTCATAAAGAAGCACTCGACGATGCCTCAGATCAAATGGGACATCATCGATAGACTGCGCAAGCAGAAGAACCGGCTTTCCTAAAGCATGACAAATACCAACCTCGTAAAACACGTTCGCGTTCTTCCGAGTAAGGTCTGCAAGGACAACATCTGCTGTGCCGATGCTCTTGAGTATGTCCTCCATAATAATGTTGGAGCCAAAAACGTCATCGCCGCGTTCGCAGTGCAGGTTGCAGCCATCAACAAGTGTCGGCTTTACAAAATCCTCATAGACTACCTGTAAGTCTTCATCACCAAATGGCATGACAACAAAGCATCGCATCTTCTCTTCTGGAGCACGTACATGCTCCGTGAATTGCTGATGCGGCAAAGGTTCAGCGGCGCGAGACTTGAAAAGTTCCACCGCCTCCTGAAGCTGATTACGAAGGCTCTCTACTTCGATAGGGTCAACAGCCTTGATGGGAGCGCCAGGCACTTCGCCCTTTGCTGCCTTTGGCCGTTTACCTGTTATTCCCCAGATGAGGTTAGCCAGCCCAGCCCCGTAGTCTTCAGTAAAATCTACCCAAGTAAGCTGAGACAAAAAGCCTGTCGGGTTGCACGGTCGAATCAGCAATGGTAAAAGGAAGGATTCATTCTTGAGCTGGCGCTCAAGTGCCACGTTCAACTCTTGTTCCGCCCATGCTGACGCCAAATAGTCAGGAGAAAGTACTGCTAACACAATGTCCGCTTGCTCGATCTGAGATGCAAGTGTTTCAGCCCAAGAAGTTCCGGGT
This genomic window from Chlorobaculum limnaeum contains:
- a CDS encoding PASTA domain-containing protein, coding for MKRVIAALVMILLLAGCCTTLVHHPGHDSTPRNEPEVAVNPPVPNRPGKPHRHSTNSIPPQPERVPVSKQNIEPESNISEEGRSAPAGSLVAVPDVIGKSLSRATIELNDSGFGIGRVSRDFIGEYAPGFVQSRLVVARQIPEPERRHPGGAKVDLYMETPAPVKAMILATILAAGGGGAAMAYKSKPVVKVAVHSDAGSQQFTAPSGLLGGNGFRLSLRHDPGVQKIRFKDRNAN
- a CDS encoding YidB family protein, coding for MDLSNLLQLGASTILHNSDQATNGLDSNELVSALSGLLGGGGGNMNLGAILSKMQQSGLGDIAASWLGNGANAPISPGAVTDLIGSDKIADFASRFGLSEESAKNAIASALPEMVDKASPNGSLLEGLIGNISGLGGLSDMVNKFF
- a CDS encoding SDR family oxidoreductase translates to MKRVLVAGATGYLGRYAVQEFKNRGYWVSALVRNPEKFKKPGPFFAPQIDTLVDEVVFGDATKPETIAGLCDGIDVVFSSLGMIKPDFEHDNFDVDYQGNMNILAEALKAGVKKFVYVSVFDAHRMMNIPNVQAHEKFVRELQATKIESTIIRPNGFFSEIGQFVARARRGFMLWIGDGYNRQNPIHGADLAKVCADAVDSSEREVEVGGPEVFTYREMVDLAIEIAGTQPVQLPLPFWLADGIVGVVGIFNRDVADVALFATTLSKMDFVSPKYGTHRLRDFFNECKNLPL
- a CDS encoding type II toxin-antitoxin system RelE family toxin, with translation MSYRIEILRSARKQLEKIQESDRNRIIDSIRSLAEKPRPTGSKKLSGRQAWRIRIGSYRVIYEIQDSELIILVVTVGHRREVYR
- a CDS encoding toll/interleukin-1 receptor domain-containing protein, whose protein sequence is MSQIFISYSHKDREFVKRLTNDLNVNLPDAQVLYDMLIQPGTSWAETLASQIEQADIVLAVLSPDYLASAWAEQELNVALERQLKNESFLLPLLIRPCNPTGFLSQLTWVDFTEDYGAGLANLIWGITGKRPKAAKGEVPGAPIKAVDPIEVESLRNQLQEAVELFKSRAAEPLPHQQFTEHVRAPEEKMRCFVVMPFGDEDLQVVYEDFVKPTLVDGCNLHCERGDDVFGSNIIMEDILKSIGTADVVLADLTRKNANVFYEVGICHALGKPVLLLAQSIDDVPFDLRHRRVLLYDYSPRGCKRLEGTLKQNMNAVLKDF